GCGGTCCTTTTTTATTGGCCATTCGGCCGTGTCCGAGGTTATGCCGGCAGCGCCTTCTCGACCAGCTTCACCCAATAGGACGATCCGATCGGGATGACGTCGTCGTTGAAATCGTAAGCGGGGTGATGCAGGCCGGCGCTGTCGCCATTGCCCACGAAGATGAAGGCACCCGGCCGCGCATTGAGCATATAGGAGAAATCCTCCGCGCCCATCATCGGCGGCAGTTCGTCATTGACGCGATCCTTACCTGCGACTTCCGAAGCGACGGACGCCGCGAATGCGGTCTGGTCGGCGTGATTGCGGGTGACCGGATAACCGCGGTGATAGCTCACGCGCGCCGTCGCGCCGTGAAGTCTCGCGACACCCTCGACCACTTCGCGCACGCGCTTCTCCAGAAGGTCGCGCACCTCATCGGTCAGGCTGCGGATCGTGCCGGCGAGCTTTGCGGTCTGCGGAATGACATTGTTGGTCGTGCCGGCCTGAAACACGCAGATCGATACCACACCTGACTCCAGCGGATCGACATTGCGTGAGACGATCGACTGCAACTGGTTGACCATCTGCGCGCCGACCAGAATGGGATCGATGCCCAGATGCGGCCGCGCCGCATGCGCGCCTTTGCCCTCGATCTCGATCGAGACATAGTCGGCCGCCGCCATCATCGGACCGGCCCGCATGCCGAACTGCCCGACCGGCATGCCGGGATAATTGTGCATCCCGTACACCTCCTCGATGCCGAACCGGTCCATCATGCCGTCGGCCACCATCTCCTTGCCGCCGCCACCGCCCTCCTCGGCGGGCTGGAAGATCACAACGGCGGTGCCGCCAAAATTGCGGGTCTCGGCAAGGTATTTGGCAGCACCCAGCAGCATGGCGGTGTGACCGTCATGGCCGCAGGCGTGCATCTTGCCCTTGATGGTGGATTTGTAGGCCAGCCCGGTCGCCTCCTCGATCGGCAGCGCGTCCATATCGGCGCGCAGGCCGATGACCGACGCCCGGCCGCCGGAAGCCGGTTTATTGCCTTTGATGACGCCGACAACGCCAGTGCGGCCGATCCCCGGAACCACCTCATCGCAGCCGAAGGCCTTCAGCTTCTCGGCTACCGACGCCGCCGTGCGGTGAACATCGAACAGGAGTTCCGGATTGGCATGGATATCGCGCCGCCAGGCCGTGATTTCCGGGTGAAATTCGGCAATGCGGTTCACGATCGGCATATTTCTGGCTCCGGAGGCGGGTGTTTCAGCTTGATTCACATAGTAAATCGCGGCGACGACATCAGGGCAACAGCAGGTTCTCGCGACGATTTTGCCCTTGTTAGCCGCATTCGGCTGCTTCGCCCACAGGGATAGGAATTTTTCGTTGTCCTGCCGTCAATCTCGGCTTATGTGTCCGCCCTGCCGTTCGCGGCATGGCTGCGCGGCCGATCTCTATCGTCCCTGCCAGCCTATTCCGGATCGCTCCGGGAGCCTGTAGCTCAGTCGGTAGAGCAACTGACTTTTAATCAGTAGGTCATGGGTTCGAATCCCATCGGGCTCACCAATACAAATCGCGGATCTTGGGACGGGAAATGACGCGCCACCGAGGCGCTTTTTCCGTTCCTGGCAACAAGCTGGCAACACGACGCGGCGGGCTTCGCGCAAATTGCAGCGCGCCGTGTCAGCCTCCCCCATGGATGCTCACTGACAAGCCGGCAACCTGGCCGCAGCAGGGTGTGCCGAAAAGAAAAGGCCCGGCGCGTGATCTCACGGCCGGGCCTCGAAGTCAGTCTTGGGACGAAGTTCGTCTTGGGACTAAGACGTCAGTAGAAACGATAGTTGATGCCGAACTTAACGGTCGAGATCTGAGCGTCGACATCTGCGGTGAGCGGAACTCCGCCGACGTTACCGAACTCCTTGCTCTTCTGACCGAAGTCCATGTAGGTGCCTTCGATCTTCGCTGACCAGTTGCGTGCAAATGCCCATTCCACACCGCCACCAACGAGCCAGCCGGTGTCTGTGTCCGAGCCCGTAAACGAAGCAGCGCCGGGGATACCGAGATTCAGAGTGTAGTCGTTGTTCGCCCAGGCAACGCCCGCCTTGCTGTAAATAAGCACGGTGTCGAAGGCGACGCCCAAACGGGTCGAAAGCGTTCCGGTCCAGTTGTTTGAATATGATGCGATAAACGGAACCAACAGATTGTTGCTTTTACTGCCATCGAGGTCGGACCAGTAAAACTCGCCTTCGGTACCGAGCACGAGATTGCCCTGCTGATAATTGTAACCGATGGTGCCACCAGCAAGCCATCCGTCGGGCTTGGTCTTCACTGAAGGAAATCCTGTAAGAGCGCCGGTGGGGTTGATATTGGCCTCTCCCCAAGCGTAGCCAGCAACGGCACCGATGTAAAAACCGGTCCAGCTGAACGCGGGAGCGACCATCGGAGCCTTGTAGACCGGCTGCGCGATGTCAGCCGCACTTGCAGAGCCTGCCGAAAAGCTGATCGCGGTGGCAGCGACCAATGCAGCGAAGCCAATCTTCAAACCCATGATCAATACTCCCCAGCAATATCCATCCACGCCTTATGCGTGTATCCATGAGCCAGTCATAGACCGCATTCGGACTTTGTCCAGCGAGCGGGAATGATGTTTTTGGAACGTGTTAGAAATGCACCAGATCAGGTGTGCACCATTAAGGGAGCAAATAAGCCATTACTTCGAGCTCGGCTCGGGAGGTGTTATCCAACCGCGAGCTCCGAAATTTGATGTTCGGCGCGCTTTATGGTTGTACGGTTTTCGATCCCACGGAGCGTCTCTTGTCGGACTTCGACAGGGCGAGTCGCTTCAGCGCTACGGGCCCGCCCCCTCCATCGCCCGCGCCACAAATCGTGCCGCTGGAGCCGCCGACGGCAGATAAAGCGGCGTGATAATCTTCAGCTCCTTGGCAAGATCAATGGCCTTGAGCGGCAAGGCAACGAGCTGACCTGCGGCAACTTCATCCACGACCGTTGCCGCCATCACGATCGATAGACCGCGTCCCGCCCGCACCGCCCGCTTCACCGCTTCGGTGCTGCCGAAACCGCCAACGGCTTTGAATTGACCCGACACCCGTCCGAGTTTCGCTTTCAGCAAGGTCATCGTGCCGGTGCCGGTCTCCCCGCCCAGCAATGACTGCGTCGCGAGTTCGGCCGCCTCGATCTCCGCGCGCTTCGCGAAAGGGTGCTCCGGCGCAACGATCACCACCAGCTTCTCCTTGCGCCATGTCTGCGCCGAGAATCCCGGGCGCTCGTCCCACCATTCCATCAACGCGACATCGGCATTGCCGGTGGCAAGCCGCTCAGCCACGGCCGCGTTGGCGCCGATCCACAGATCGGTCGGACAGGGATCGTTGGCCTGAAACGATGCGAGTTGCGGCTGCAGAAGATAAGTGCCGATATTGCTCGATGCGGCGATGCGCAGCGGCGCATTCGCGATCAATGTCCGGCTGCGTGCCGCCGTCTCCAGCATCGCCCGCGCCAGCGGCACGAAAGCGGCGCCATGCGGGGTGGTCTCGACCGCACCGCGCCGGCGAACGATCAAGATCGCGGCGAGATCCTCTTCCAGCTGGTTGATATGCTCGATAATCGTCGATGGCGAAACTTTAAGTTCGCGCGCGGCGGCGCGAAAGCCGCCCTCGCCGATCACTGTCAGAAAAGTCTTAGTATGCAGCAGGTTGAGCATAGCGAGACGGTTCGGCCGAGGTGCGGCGCTGGCCAAGCGAGGGATTGTTGAGCGCGCCATCGGGAACGCGGCTGGACAACGCATCGATGATGCTGCGCGCAGCCGAGAGCTCGATTTCGCGGCGGACCTGCGTAACCCCGGAGCCGATATGCGGCGTGAGAACAGTTGGCGCCGATGGCGAGATCAGGCGCGCATCGATATGCGCTGGCCGATCGTCCCGCGCCCAGTCTTCGCATTCGAACACATCGGCCGCATAACCGGCCAGATGCCCGCGCTCGATCGCATCGGCCACCGCCGCTTCATCAACCAGCGAACCGCGCGCGGGATTTACCAGCCGCGCACCTGGCTTCATGGCGGCGATGGCCCTGACGTCGATGATGTGCTGTGTCTCGGCGGTCAGTGGCAGCGCCAGCACCACATAATCGGACGTCGCGATCAGATCGTCGAAGCCGGTGGCGGTGACATACGGCACAGGCTCCGGGAGCTTTTGCGTCGGTGTCTGATCATAGGCCAGCAAACGGCAACCGAAGCCGGTCAGCCGGCCGGCAATGGCACGACCGACCAGTCCGAAGCCAACGATACCCACCGTCGCACCAGAAAGACCCTCGCCGTAAAGCTGCGCGCGCCAGCCACGAAATCCCCGCGCCTTGATGCTGCGATCGCCGGCGACGATGTTACGGCCGAGCGACAGCATCAGCCCGATCGCGAGCTCTGCTGTCGGAATGGTCAGAAGGTCGGGAACGATGGTCAGCCACACGCCGGCGTCGGTCGCCGCACTCACATCGATATTGTCGGCGCCCTTCAGTGCCGCACCGATGACGCGCAGCTTCGGGCAATCGGCGATGAAAGCCGCATCGATCCGGTCGGTCATGAAAGCCATGACACCGGCCGCATCCGCACAGATGGCGCGGACTTCATCATAGGGCCACGGTTCCAGCGACGTGTTGACGAGCACAGTTGCATGCTGGTCCAGCAGCGCCTTCGTCTCGGCAAAGATGGGATTGGTGACGACGACCTTGGGCTTTCCGGTCACTGCGTGATTCTTTCTGTTTGTTGCCCAACCTTTTTATTTTTGGCACTTGTCACTTTGACGACGCCGCGCATCATCAGCGTGTCACTTCAGCGATTTGCGCAGCAGCGCGCCGACACCGTCGACCAGCGTCACGCACAGGAAGATGCAGATCAGGATGGCCGAAACCTGCGCGTATTCCAGGACGCGCAAGGCTGCGATCAGCTCGAAACCGATACCGCCGGCGCCGACCGCACCAAGCACCGTTGACGCGCGGAAATTGTATTCCCAGCGGTAGATCGTGGTATCGGCGAGTTGCGGCATCACCTGCGGTAGCACCGCATGCCAGATCACCTGGAATGGCGAGGCGCCGGCTGCGCGGGCCGCTTCGATCGGCTTCGGATCGACATGCTCGATGCTCTCGGCGAAGAACTTGCCGACCATGCCGATCGAGTGAATGCCGAGCGCCAGCACGCCGGGCAGCGCCCCGAAGCCGACCATGGCGACGAAGATGATGCC
The genomic region above belongs to Pseudorhodoplanes sinuspersici and contains:
- the phnE gene encoding phosphonate ABC transporter, permease protein PhnE; amino-acid sequence: MSEIARYNAILEKDGTAHLRRGAEIAIILCLVAGAMWLTGLLDPVRLADAWPAIRQLSAEMFPPDFSRYQAWLKPLADTLAMSIAGTALAVFFSLPLGLLAAPNTTPNRIAYRLARLILNLLRSIPELIMGIIFVAMVGFGALPGVLALGIHSIGMVGKFFAESIEHVDPKPIEAARAAGASPFQVIWHAVLPQVMPQLADTTIYRWEYNFRASTVLGAVGAGGIGFELIAALRVLEYAQVSAILICIFLCVTLVDGVGALLRKSLK
- a CDS encoding M20 aminoacylase family protein, with translation MPIVNRIAEFHPEITAWRRDIHANPELLFDVHRTAASVAEKLKAFGCDEVVPGIGRTGVVGVIKGNKPASGGRASVIGLRADMDALPIEEATGLAYKSTIKGKMHACGHDGHTAMLLGAAKYLAETRNFGGTAVVIFQPAEEGGGGGKEMVADGMMDRFGIEEVYGMHNYPGMPVGQFGMRAGPMMAAADYVSIEIEGKGAHAARPHLGIDPILVGAQMVNQLQSIVSRNVDPLESGVVSICVFQAGTTNNVIPQTAKLAGTIRSLTDEVRDLLEKRVREVVEGVARLHGATARVSYHRGYPVTRNHADQTAFAASVASEVAGKDRVNDELPPMMGAEDFSYMLNARPGAFIFVGNGDSAGLHHPAYDFNDDVIPIGSSYWVKLVEKALPA
- a CDS encoding phosphonate dehydrogenase, with protein sequence MTGKPKVVVTNPIFAETKALLDQHATVLVNTSLEPWPYDEVRAICADAAGVMAFMTDRIDAAFIADCPKLRVIGAALKGADNIDVSAATDAGVWLTIVPDLLTIPTAELAIGLMLSLGRNIVAGDRSIKARGFRGWRAQLYGEGLSGATVGIVGFGLVGRAIAGRLTGFGCRLLAYDQTPTQKLPEPVPYVTATGFDDLIATSDYVVLALPLTAETQHIIDVRAIAAMKPGARLVNPARGSLVDEAAVADAIERGHLAGYAADVFECEDWARDDRPAHIDARLISPSAPTVLTPHIGSGVTQVRREIELSAARSIIDALSSRVPDGALNNPSLGQRRTSAEPSRYAQPAAY
- a CDS encoding outer membrane protein, with amino-acid sequence MGLKIGFAALVAATAISFSAGSASAADIAQPVYKAPMVAPAFSWTGFYIGAVAGYAWGEANINPTGALTGFPSVKTKPDGWLAGGTIGYNYQQGNLVLGTEGEFYWSDLDGSKSNNLLVPFIASYSNNWTGTLSTRLGVAFDTVLIYSKAGVAWANNDYTLNLGIPGAASFTGSDTDTGWLVGGGVEWAFARNWSAKIEGTYMDFGQKSKEFGNVGGVPLTADVDAQISTVKFGINYRFY
- a CDS encoding LysR family transcriptional regulator, with product MLNLLHTKTFLTVIGEGGFRAAARELKVSPSTIIEHINQLEEDLAAILIVRRRGAVETTPHGAAFVPLARAMLETAARSRTLIANAPLRIAASSNIGTYLLQPQLASFQANDPCPTDLWIGANAAVAERLATGNADVALMEWWDERPGFSAQTWRKEKLVVIVAPEHPFAKRAEIEAAELATQSLLGGETGTGTMTLLKAKLGRVSGQFKAVGGFGSTEAVKRAVRAGRGLSIVMAATVVDEVAAGQLVALPLKAIDLAKELKIITPLYLPSAAPAARFVARAMEGAGP